A stretch of DNA from Malus sylvestris chromosome 9, drMalSylv7.2, whole genome shotgun sequence:
TTCCGAAACATTTTTTCCAATTGGTTAATCCGTCACTTTGttccctcaggttcatcatttctcttaagtgattcaaattcaactcataaccCGTCTTAAAATGTCCATTTTTCTAATATACTGAATCACCATAAGAATAGTTTCCCCTAACCCGCTAAATCAAGGAGACTAAGTTCCTCTAACTACGTGGtttgctacgaggcggtgtagttctgacagaattcactagaaacttctcaagatgtccaagattgcaaccatgctctgataccaactgacacaccccgtctcGAATGAGggcatgatggccgtcacgtgagagtgacgtaaccatttgcacagtacggaagctttaagatacaatttaaattgatacacccgaaggtgagtcctaattttgtccaatctgtcagaacaccgtcgaattcctcgtagtcaccacacctttgtgattcctgaacctggaggggcgcaaaaccaaaattgagtgggtcagtaaaacaattcttttccaaatccaaacatttctcaaaacgttgtaacccctctccgtaaaacctgtatactttcccagaaatgtaaaatataaatatacatatatattctcaaaacttcatttttactatctcaacattatctctttatcaatcatgccatgccatgtcatctcaacatttctcatattaattatgccatgccacatcatctcaacagtaataaggtatgaatgcatcaacataatcatatcaggtgcaagaaagtaatcaaccgtaggccctctaatagccctatacggttgaacctagagctcaaaatctatcattatcactctaccggagtcacctctgtgacccgtccggccttctgcacacaagttacgctctagtgcttctcataaatcatctgtgcacataatctaaggtcacccaccagtcggaatctcactaacactctcgcgactggtctgtcgtacccactccgcgtggactgtacgactagcatctacttggatccaaggcgagcgtgcgatgcggtgaatactataagcactaaaccatggtgcaggatttgagctcaatatatatcatcatcatcataacagtaattaaatactcatctgtgcgtccaccgcaccatttcatacatatgcatcataaatcaattcttacctgtgcgtccaccgcaccaattcatacatatgcatcataaatcaattcttacctgtgcgtccaccgcaccaattcatacatatgcatcatatattaattcatgcatggcatttcaactcacatttctatatacttttcatatcaattctatgcatggtatttcacttcccgttttttccacataactcatatgcatttcattttaaacatattttcatttcaattcaatttctgggaaacgtcaagtatatatatatacggaaaacaaaactgcccactcacctggagttcgtccaacaactccctagcaccacacatcaaggcgtcatgacgatcgccgcctagaatagtaatcaaatccaggctcagaattcatatcgatagaatacataacttatataaaatacgtcactacgttgatcgatccggaagatctgccactcagattttaaatccataacttccagaggtccacattatacctctaggacaacatcctaaaatttcattaccatccaacggtcggatctccgtcaatttccaaaactaagtgacggttaacattttatattatggacttacaattccaattccggaagatccgtaactcggattcccaatccgtaagttccaataatcctcaaatattacgtattacaacgtatcaaagtttggtgatgatccaacggtcggatcatcaattcacattttcacctaaatgtaaaaactataaaacgttatttgaacacctaaccaacaatcctcaataactttctcatacggtgttcaatttaggtatatgaatataccacagtgatctactcgacgtcacggacgtcgacatatttttaaaataattttatttttatttttattttttactgtagcaccttcttcttccttgggtcgccggactggtttttccggcggccgttttctgggcagtttttcaaattgccataactttgtcatttctcaacgaaatcaagtgattcaaaaacgaaagttgtagcccttgaagatacaaagagaatggtacctttcacaacacctagttcgccgtggtttggccggaaactgcctcgaaagcctcggaggtcgccggaaactgggtatttttcaaatgagtataacttcttcaatactcaactaaattgagtgaaacaaaaaggaaagttgtagtacttggcgagacgaagagattgatacctacctagactcctaactcgccggggattctccggaaaaagcctcgaaagctccggccaaactttgaacttgtcgatctccgtgttcttacgtccaaaaacttccaacgaagcactccgagcttccttgggacctcaccaagctcgctgtgatcttgttttagccTAAATCGTAACCATTTAAAAGATCATGAACAGTACCATTTCACGGGAActttgaaactagggttttccgaagcaaaacttacttgaaatggataccatcgtGATCGTGAAGTCTTCAGGGTTCCAATGGTGGTGTTAGATTCGTcgttggtatagatttagggtggttttgtggtggtccgtgtgagttcgaaggagagggagagagaactgagagtaatcgtgagggaggagagagagagagtgtgaaggacagtatacgggaaatggggagggaaataaggaatggggatcccacgtggtccttttccaatccccaactctaaaccacaaaattttaacctaaaaatctaagttccatccttattaaattccattttattttcaaaacttaggaacttagataattatcaacttgagcttcacatacttagtatttcttaagggcaatttcgtccattcacagccacgaatgtaatattttggaacgggctgtgacaccaTGGGCATTGAATAATTTAGGAAAAATCGATGATCAATATTGGGGAACTACTTGAGCATaacatattaagggaattaagtagaattggttatGGTGAATTCGGATGCCTTAGGTCTtcttttcttatgttttcattttattatttacaTGCATTTTATTTCAagctttattttatttccatTTAATTCAAAATCTCCTatcttttttgttaaaacttctcAATcataatttgtttcaatttagttGGTTAGACTTTAGAATCAATTCAATTTCTGTGAAACGATATCCATGCTTATATGCTATACAATCATCCGATTTGTATACTTGTGAGGACTAAAATTCGAGACTTAATGAGGTTAATTTTGATTATCTAATTTAGTTTTGTGACTCACTGcacattttgttaaaaaaaaaaaaagtcttgatttcaaatcttactAAAGTTAATTATTGAATagtatttgttttttcaaaaagAGATCCCACAAACGTTAGCACTTACTTTCTCAATGTTTCATATTTAgcaagggaattgttattggcattctaaaaatctcattttacactccaaactttctatatttggaaagaaaaatacacctgtgaggagtgtagaatgagatttttggagtcccaataacacttccctttaGCAAAACCTAAAATTATAAGGATGACCTCAAATCAACAAGGTTCTCCGTGTTGGGAAGGTCGGGAGAAGAACATATGTCATATGTAGCCTTAGTTTTGTTTTGTAAAGATGTTTCTATAACTTGAACCTGTGACCTTTTAGTTAAAGGAGTAACATTTTCATTTTGCCAAGTATAGTGGGATTTAAACATGAAATTGAATGTTCGTCTTTTTAGAAGCATGAATATATAAATGAATGCTACTAGGGTGGGGTGAGCCCATGGTCTGGGTGTTGGGTAGGGGTGGAGGGTGTGATCGTCATGCCAAGGTGGTGGGGGGTGTGGGGGAAAATTTGTCAGCAATGGTAGAGAGGACAATTGATGCAATGAtcatgatggtgatggtgaatttgaaaatgagagtatttaaatgaaatttaaaGTTCAAATTTGTAACCTCCAAATACCAAGTTATATTTGAcagagaatttaaaaaaaaaatgtttataaatGCAAGCAAGAAAATTACATATGTCAATTTAGAAATTCTCATATTTGTCAAAATTTAAGTTTCAAACCCTCCCCAAATCAAGCCAAATTCGGTTCGATTCGATTCGATTCGGTTCAGTTTAGgtttggctaattaaacctaatcTCGAACGAAACATATAGATTTATCTTATATTTATTCTTATACACGTCTGGTTCTTAAAGGGTAATTTTGTTGTCATTGTATTGAACTGGTTATGAAGGTGTAGTTTGATGAATTTCATTCATTGTGAGAAGTACCTGTTCTTGAATGGAATCCGAGCCAATTGAAGAACAATTAAGTTTGGTTTAAGCTCACACCCAAAACCCTtgaaattttacaaaaaatatcaaatgaGTGTGGCTCAAACCAAACTATTGtccttaaaaactaccaagcttaATTGGTGCGCGAACTAAGTAATCaagagctaactacgtccttctgGTGAATGCGGGCGTGCTAACTCATGACCGAGCTCGGTCGGCGAGTAGAATGATTGTGATGGTGATGTCGAATGCGTTGTTGACTTTTGTACTCGAGTGATCAcggtcgaggaaggaacatgtcttGCCCTTAGATTCTAGAACCTAAAGGCAAGGTTACTAGTCACCGTGAAGTTCAAGATCTTTTGCACTAGGTTCAGCTACCTCAACTATATTCGTTAATATATAGGTGAGCGGACTTGGATCAAATTGTAAGGACACAAATACTCATACAAGATAAGTGTCTTGATGGTGAACATTGTTTGGTCATCAAAATGCCAAACTCTGAAGTGCACCTGAGAATAACCAATCATAGAACACCGCTAGTGAAATGACCTCGTTTGGCAAAAGAATCGAAGACTCCTTAccgactgagacttggatagataatcaaCTGAGCTTGAAGTAGTGTTGttaatccaaattgaagatacTTCTCGATTGCCTGATTCTATGTCTCCAGTGCTGttaatccaaactgaagatgttgttGGTTGTCAACACAATGTTGTTACTCCAAGCTGAAAGGGTGATGACGAAGTTGTAAGAGTTGGTAATTTCTCAAAATGTGAGAGGGTTTTGAGTAGCGCGATTTTGTGCTGagcgtttgaaaaaaaaatccatttataaatcaatatatttttttactctATTTAGTGTGTTGTGTTGAAGTTTCTTTTCACGTTGCAGACTCCTTCTATTTATAGGAGCGAGTTTTGCAATGACCAAGTATGCCGAAGTAGAGTCCCACTAGAACTATACTCCCTCGATGTACTTTTGGATTATGATATTATCCCTTTATATGGAAAAACCAATTCGTACGTGGTCTTCGACCACTTTAACTAGAATTAGGATTCTAAACCTAGTCCACTTATGCACTAGAATCCCACTTCTGTTAGGATTCAGCCGAATTCCACTAAGAGCTGGATTTTGTACATCATTTGGCTTGAAAGATTACCACTAGATCGAGAATTAAACCTTAATGCGAATTCCCACCTTTGACCCAAATCCAATATTTCATACCCAAACACAAACTAAGTATGAAAGTGAACTAAATCAAACCAAACTAGTtccatttttcaaatttgattttcGATTTCGAGAGAACTTGATTGAACCAAACCAGATGGTGCTTGCCTATAAAAAGGCAACAATAATGATCCAATACAAACAATGCTACATTTACCatatatttgtatcatctctctaattAGAGGTAGACTTACCAACACATGTCGATCTCATCTCTATAGAAAGATGGTACAAATATGTAGTAAGAGTAACATATTTGTGCAAAATATGACCCCAAAAAATGTACAATCTCAAATTATGCAATGCAAATAAAAACTCACCATCCCTAGTAAATCAGTTTGTGTGAAAAATTGTTACGAGGCGGAGCCAAAAAGAACAAAAGGAATTTCATTATTTGGGAGACAAacaaaactttatttaatgCACGGGAATCGCATACAACCAAACAAGGAGAGACAGACACCATGCAAAGATGCAATCAATCTTGGCACTTGGAACCGAAGTTTCTACATTTTCCTACGCCACCGATCAAAACACACGAGTCAGCAGTCAATCACAAACATACCAGAAACTTCCACCACCCACACGAAGCTTCAAGAACCACCTCCTTCCTCAAACCCTCTCATCTCCCTCCAGTTTTCTCTAAATATACACAATCCCCACCTCCCAAATCCAACCAAATCTCCAGGTCTCCGATCTCCTCGCGGCATTTAGTCTCGTTCAGGCATTTTCACAAACACCTCGATGGCGGCAGAGGACGGCGCGGTCACAATCTACAACAGCAGCGCAATCACCGACGCCAAAAACAAGCAGAACCCATATTCGATGAAGGTCGGCCTTGCCCAGATGCTCCGCGGCGGCGCCATTGTCGAGGTTAACACCCTCGAGCAAGCCAAGCTCGCCGAAGACGCCGGCGCTTGCTCTGTCATCGTCTCCGACCCGCCCCGCACCCGAGGCATTTCGCGCATGTCCGACCCCTCTCTCATCAAGGACATCAAACGCGCCGTTTCGATCCCCGTCGTGGCCCGATCACGGATCGGGCATTTCGTCGAGGCCCAGATCCTCGAATCCATCGGGGTCGACTATATCGACGAGAGCGAGTATCTGGCCATGGCGGACGAGGAGCATTTCATAAACAAGCACAATTTCCAGATCCCTTTCGTCTGCGGAGCTCAAACTCTCGGCGACGCGTTGCGGAGAGTGAGAGAAGGTGCTGCAGTCATCAGAATCCAAGGGGATCTATCCGGGTCCGGCAATGTCTCCATGACTGTAAAAAACGTGAGGTGCGTAATGGGTCAGATTAGGCTGCTCAACAACATGGACGACGACGAAGTCTTCGCGTTTTCGAAGACAATCCAAGCGCCGTACGACCTGGTTGCTCAATCCAAGCAAATGGGTCGGCTGCCTGTGATGCTATTCGCCGCCGGTGGCATCGTGACGCCGGCC
This window harbors:
- the LOC126583214 gene encoding pyridoxal 5'-phosphate synthase-like subunit PDX1.2, translating into MAAEDGAVTIYNSSAITDAKNKQNPYSMKVGLAQMLRGGAIVEVNTLEQAKLAEDAGACSVIVSDPPRTRGISRMSDPSLIKDIKRAVSIPVVARSRIGHFVEAQILESIGVDYIDESEYLAMADEEHFINKHNFQIPFVCGAQTLGDALRRVREGAAVIRIQGDLSGSGNVSMTVKNVRCVMGQIRLLNNMDDDEVFAFSKTIQAPYDLVAQSKQMGRLPVMLFAAGGIVTPADAALMMQLGCDGVFIGSDVFNCSDPYKRVMGIVQAVRNYNDPHVLVEVSSGLSGLMAGLGEDRIEPFGGGHGGV